ATCCAAAACACGCCGTATTTCTCTTCGCAGCAGCGGAGCGCCGATGATTTGCGGTACGAAACAGAGCGCGGAGCGGAGCGGGGCGGTTTGAATGTGCAAAATCTTAGCGGCGCCAAAAACAGCTGCGCGTTGCAAGGCGATTTTAAAAAGCTTGAGGGCGATACGGCAAGCAAAGACTGGCTTGAGCGGGCGGCTAAAAACATCGCAGGCGACGGTGAAAAGAATACAAACATCGCCGCAAATTCTATAAAGCAAGCGCCTGCCCTGAATTTAATAAATTTTGAAAGCAAAAACGCTTCTAACGTCGATCAAGCCCCTCAAAACGGAGTTTGCGCGCCGAGCCTTGGGGGCGAATGCTACGTGATTGATTACGAAGAGGCGTTTTTGCAGGCTTTGCACGATGAGCCGCGTTTGGCTGCGACGAAATTTATAAACGGCTTGGCAAACTTCATCGCAGAGTTTGCGGAGGGCTTCGGGCTCGAGGTCGTGCTAAGCGGCGGAGTCTTTCAAAACGCCACACTGCTAAATCTTACGTGCGCAAAGCTGCGCGCGGGGGGCATAAAATTTCATCTAAATCGCGCCGTTCCTTGCAACGACAGCGGTATCGCATACGGACAGCTCGCGGCGTATCTAAGCGAAATTTCGCGTTAAACTCGTCCACAAAAAAACGCAATTATAGCCGTTAAGCTCCGTTCTTTGTAAAATTTATCGTATCATCTCGCCGCTAAATTTGATGGCTCTGCGCCCTGCCTGCTCTTTGCGTAAATTCTAACGCTACGGGTGGTAAAATCCACCGTGGCTAGCTTTTCTAAAATCGCAAAATCAGCGAACAAATTTACGCCTTGCCGTCTCTATATGTCGCAGCCGAAACGTTAAAATTTTAAAATTTAACGGCGCGCCGTTGACTGCCATAGCGTCACGCGTGCTATTACGGCGATCGATACGAAATTCTACCGCGGCGCGTGGCTAAATACTGCGCAAATCCCAAGCTAAGACGCTATTTAGCGCCCGACTTTTAAAATTTGGACGCAAGCTCGCGGTAGAATTTAAAATAACGTAGCACCGGTAAATTTCATCGCGCTAGCACTAAAATACAACGCGAAATCGCGAGTAAAATTTCAAAATACGCACGATGCTTTGGAACTTTAAATTTTAAAGAATAAGCCAAATTAGCGCAAAATTCTTACTATTTGAGCGGAATTTCGGTAAAATTACATTCAAAATACGCGAAATGAGGGGAGCTATGAAAAAAGAGGAAAAAGAGAGCGCCGTAAGATTTAGCATTTCGCTGCCGACGAAGCTTTTTGAGGATCTCGATGAGATGGTGCGCGCCAAGCAATACCTAAGCCGCAGCGAGTTTATCCGCGATCTCATACGCGAAAAGATGGTCGAGGGCGTGCTTCACGGAGATGGCGAGGATGACTGCGTGGGCGTGCTTTGCATCGCTTACGATCATCACCAAAGCGATCTAATCGAGCAGCTCGTAGAGATCGAGCACCACGCAAACGTCACCATCGTCAGCACCAGCCACTTCCACATCGACGAGCGCCACTGTTTCGAGGAGATCACGATGCGGGATAAAATTTCAAAGATCGAGCGGCTCGGCGCCAAAATCGGCGCGCTAAAAGGGGTAAAATTTTCCAAGCTCGTAAACGCGGTAATCACCGAAGCGTAGGCTTTTGAGCATTTTTAAAAACAGCGCGTCGCGCTAAATTTTACGCGCTTTTAAATTTAAACGCAGCGGTTGCGCGACTTTTGCGAGTTGTGCAGCGCGATTCTTGATCGAGTAGCGAATTCGGGTAGGGCGGCTGCGCAAGGCGTGCAAATAAAATTTGTTTAAATTTACGCGGCAAACGAAAGCGCAAAATTTTATAAATTTTAATCAAAAAGCATTCTTGCCGCGAGTTGAAATTTACGCACTGGCGCGAGATCGGCGCAGCTCGCGACTAAATTTTATAGGCGCCGCTTTCGTGTCGCATTTGCAAAGCCGAGCTAGCGTAAAATCGATATGAAAACGG
This genomic stretch from uncultured Campylobacter sp. harbors:
- the nikR gene encoding nickel-responsive transcriptional regulator NikR; the protein is MKKEEKESAVRFSISLPTKLFEDLDEMVRAKQYLSRSEFIRDLIREKMVEGVLHGDGEDDCVGVLCIAYDHHQSDLIEQLVEIEHHANVTIVSTSHFHIDERHCFEEITMRDKISKIERLGAKIGALKGVKFSKLVNAVITEA